From the genome of Terriglobales bacterium:
GACGTCCCCAGACTTGGCCGTCTTTGGTCACGAAACCGGTGAGGAAATCTTCATATTCATCCTGCGCCCGCCCGGTTTGATGCATGGGAACACGCAACACTTCGTATCCGGCACGACGATGCTTGTTCCATGACCCGTGTTCGGCGGCGAAGATGTCGCCGCGATACTCAGGAGGGAACTGCTTGCCTTCGTAGAAGAGCATTTCCAGCGATGCGATGTGCGGCTGCACCAGCACGTCAGGCACGATGACTTTGTCTTTCAACTCCGGATGCTTGCCTTTGTGTCGTGGATCTTGGTGTCCGCCGATGTAGTACCACGGCCAGCCATAGAATCCGCCTTCCTGCACGTGCGTGATGTAGTCGGGCGGGAGGTTATCGCCGATCTCATCGCGCTCGTTTACCGAGCACCAGAGCTCTCCCGTTTTGGGATGGATCGCTTCGCCAACACAATTGCGAATGCCCCAAGCATAAACGCGGAGGCCACTGCCATCGGGATTGAATTCGAGAACGTCGGCGCGATGGAACTCGACAGGATTGTTGTCGGTGTCGTCGACGTTAGAGTGCGAGCCGACGGAGACGAACATCTTCTTTCCGTCAGGCGAGAAGACGATGTCGCGCGTCCAGTGTCCGCCGCCGCGCAGATGCCCACCGCCGGGAAGATCGGCAATCTTCTGCTCCCGACCAGCCGCTTTCATATCGCCATTCTTATAGGGAAATCGAACGACGGAATCGGTGTTCCCGATGTACACCCACTGCGGACTCGGTCCGGGCGGATAGAAGTTGATGCCGAACGGTTTGCGCAGTCCCGTGGCAAACACTTCCGTCCGCTCCGGCTTGCCGTCTTTGCCGATGCCGCGAAACACTTTCACGTCACCTTCGTCGCTCTCGGCAACAAATAGATCGCCGTTCGGTGCGGTGCGCATGAGCCGTGGATTGTGCAGGCCAGTAGCGTAGAGATCGACGTTGAACCCTGCAGGCGCTTGCGGCCAGGCGTCTTTTGGACGCGGGATTAAATCAGGGCCGTTGTCGACTGACTTACTCGCGTACGGGTCTGGAAGGTCAGGGACCGTGATCTTGTGAACTACGCCCGGCGCTTGTTCACTGAAGTCGCTAAACGTGACCTGCTTCCCGTTTTGGGAGTAAAGCAAGAGAGTAGATAGCGCGAAGACTGCCATAAAGGCGATCGTCTTAAACAGAGTTCCTCTTTTCATAATTGCCCTTCCCCGATTCAAATGCTACATGGTTTGAGGAACGCAGATGTGCATTAAGAGAAATAAAGGCTTGCAATAGAAAGAGTGAATTGCGGAGCACGCAAAGCAGAAGCGAGGAGACTTTGAAGAGGACGATGCTCGCTATAAACCCAGCCCGAAGCGGGAATGTTTCAGCCGAGGTCGTACGCCTTGGCGAACGAGCGGAAAAGGGACAACCGCTGAAAGGCCGACATACAATCGAACTTTGAAGTCTGCAAAATGTAGCCTATCGAGTTCCGCCCTAGTGCCGCTTACTTCCGAAGAAACGATAAAGGTCACGAAGACGAACTCCGTGACCTCCGGTTTCTAAACTTCCTGTGCGCTCTTGCTTTTTAATCCGCCAGGCTCACCTTCATGTTATCCACATACACATGGTAAGGAGTGCTGTTGCCGTCCAAGTCGACTTGGAAGGCATTCGTCAGCTCAGGTCCGTTGCCAGTGAACAGTGCGTCGTGCACGATGTTTGCCGGATAGGTGACGCCATCCACGGTCAGCGAATCGTGGAATATCTGCGTTCCCTGAGCGTGATAGATGGCAATGATGTGGTGCCAGCTGTCTGGAGCGAAGGGCTGGAATGCGATTGACGTTCCTTCCCAATGCTTGGTGGTGTAGTTAAACACCCGCCAGGTTTTCGAATCATAATCAGCCTGCCAAGCGTAATTGTAGGTGTAGCCGTTTGCATTCTGCTGGCATTCAAATTCGATACCCTGTGGCGCCGAGGCGTACTGAGCCGGGATGTAAAGATCGAACTCGTACCGCAAATAGCTCACCGGATTCGACACAGGATGTTGCTCGATGAAGTAGTAGCCGCCGGTGTACGCCGGGCCGCCTGTGATCCAAAAGTCAGTCGAGCTGCCACTCAGGCTAGGGGTCGAGATTCCCTGAGTAAGTCCGTAAGCCGGGGCGGTTCCACCGCCGCCGTCGTTGCCGCATCCGCCGCAAGTTTGCCATCCGCCTTGGTTTTGAATGTTGGACATGATGGTTGCTCCGGGCGGAGGTGCTGGGGCATCACCGTTGTTGGTGGGAGTCGGAGGAACTGGCGTAGGAATTGGAGCCGGGGTTCCAGAGCCCGAAGTGGAGGTGCTGGTCGAACCGGATGAGCTCGTCGAGCCAGTGCTAGAGCCACCCGCGACGGGAGTAGTAGACGAAGACGAGACTCCGGATGAGCTTCCGTTAGAGCCGGTCAATTGCGTAGTTGTAGTCCCAGGGGATTTGGTGAGGGCGTTCGTTCCTCCGCATCCGGTAACCCAAAATGCCGCCATATTGAGAGCTGCTATGGCGCAGATCC
Proteins encoded in this window:
- a CDS encoding sorbosone dehydrogenase family protein produces the protein MAVFALSTLLLYSQNGKQVTFSDFSEQAPGVVHKITVPDLPDPYASKSVDNGPDLIPRPKDAWPQAPAGFNVDLYATGLHNPRLMRTAPNGDLFVAESDEGDVKVFRGIGKDGKPERTEVFATGLRKPFGINFYPPGPSPQWVYIGNTDSVVRFPYKNGDMKAAGREQKIADLPGGGHLRGGGHWTRDIVFSPDGKKMFVSVGSHSNVDDTDNNPVEFHRADVLEFNPDGSGLRVYAWGIRNCVGEAIHPKTGELWCSVNERDEIGDNLPPDYITHVQEGGFYGWPWYYIGGHQDPRHKGKHPELKDKVIVPDVLVQPHIASLEMLFYEGKQFPPEYRGDIFAAEHGSWNKHRRAGYEVLRVPMHQTGRAQDEYEDFLTGFVTKDGQVWGRPVGVSVGQDGSLFVSDDGTNSIWRVSYTGK